DNA sequence from the Cucumis melo cultivar AY chromosome 6, USDA_Cmelo_AY_1.0, whole genome shotgun sequence genome:
CCTCAAAGAGAGGAATcgctttgttttttttaaaaaaagtaagtCGATATTTGGTGGTTCATAATAAGATAGGTTTGTAATGTAAtgtattaaaagaaaaactaaagtTTGGATCGAGCGTTTTAGGCTCAATTTGTAATACAAAATTCATTCTGTTCCAACAGTTTTCAATCaaatcatctttttcattgttttcaCGCTTTACGATCTCATTTTTGTTGCATCTTTGATTGCTCACGCTTGCTAGCATGCTTTTGTTTCTCAGTAATCTTGATTACATTTCAGCTCTCTAAACGACCCCTAAGTTTCTTGCATAAGAGAGAAATGAACAAAGAGAAAATTTAGAGTTGTATGTGAATATAAACGAGGGATCATTTCTTTCAATAGATAAAGACATTAACTGCAACCTCAAGAGTCCATAATTTGGTTTTTATCCCACAATTATTGAATAGATGATAAAAGAGATTTTCAGACTTGTTTGAGAATGGCATTAAAAGATCGTTGCAGTTATCATAGAACTTATCCAAACATTACTTGGACTCCAAGGCTTGAGAATTCTTGAAACTTTTAATCTAAAGTATTATCATTTTGTCGTCATGTTTTAGAACCATAAACTTGTCCTATGTTAAGCGAATGCCCTAAGTATTTGATCCTAACATACATTTTATTAACTGAGCTAGAAATTCACAATGTAttctaatttatttaaaaaaaaaacttcaaacacATATATTAAGGAACAAAATTACACAATTAACCTTAAACATCAAAAAGGTTCAACCTTGGGGATGCTTTTCATTAAAAACCTAtctatttaaaagaaaaatcaaaccaaaaaaCCAAAATGATGAAGATATCTTGTTAAAGATATGATTTTGATCTCTTCACCACATTGTACACATTGCTCAATAATATTACCATTTCTTTGGAACCAATTATTATTAagcaaattttgaaaattcatGAGTCCTACATCATTGGGACACTTGGGGGATTTTTCATGAttttatttcataaataaaaaatatgtattatTATTAGAACACTTAAaaccaaagaaatgaaagagaaCTCTTTGTTTTGAGCCACATGTGTAGGATAAATAATATAAACAATGCAGTTAGAAaaagtatttacaaaaatatttgttattttcaaactacttaaaaaataatgttgtttttcatctttctttcttgcttGGTTGTTgtgtttttatcttttttctttctttttcttttttcacataatgttttatttctctcttttatttgaattttatttttcttttctaaaatttaattttttttaaaaaaaatttagtattaatttatttttcctttcacgataaatctatttttaatagaaaaaaaaacatactttTACGTTAATTATGTAAGATAAATTTGCATATATTCTAGTCATCAATATTCTTTATTATATACTTTGTGTCTTTCTTATGGTATTGTCTATTTGGATGTTTCAATACCCTTTGTTATTTTTGTGAGGTATCTTTAATTAAGATCCTCTCGTCATATGTTCATGGTGATAATTTATTAATATCTAATATCCCGTTTGacaactatttttctttttgtttttatttttaaaattaagtctgtTTTGTTTCATATCtatttgtatatttcttaaataCAATGATTAAATTTAATAcccaatttttttataaaagaaaaaacattatttGAAAGCTACCTTTTTTTAGTTCTCAAAGTTTGGTTTGTTTTCTTAAACCATTGGTAGaatataaataacaaaagaagaaagttgaatgtgaaattaatgtatatatatatttaattcttCTTTTGTATTTGTGTTTGTACGTTTTGTGTTTGTGTCACAGGAGTCACTTCTTCCAATTCATCGGGCTCTTGCACTCGAGCACGTCTTCTTTGAACTAGTACAGGTACAATAAGTACATCATACATATAGCATATGTTCTCCCTGTCCCCCTTGTTATCGTTGCATATATCTAGGACATGCTTGGGTTATTGATATGTAGGAGTTGTAAAACCACTACTAAGAATTGTTCCAAATAGCGACATCCCGGTTGTGGAACactttgattgtttttttttttttcatttaataaaaattatttattattgtatCAGACATTAtactttatatttaattattctCCAATCTTAATTGATTACTAAAAACTTACGACATTTAATTAATCCAAAACAAAtgaattataatttttttttttgttaaaaataggtttatcgtgagagaaaaaaataaattaacactaaatttaaaaacataagaattcaaattttagaaaagaaaaataaaattcaaaaaaaaaaagaaagaaataaaacattatatgaaaaatgaagaaaaaaaaagaagtgggCAAAACTCGTCCAAGGAGAGAGGGAGAGAAATAGAAGGGaatgaaagaaaggaaaaataaaaacacaacCACCaagaaagagagatgaaaaacatcattatttttgtaattagtttgaaaattaacaatattttttttttgtaaatacttTATTTATCCCACATGTGTACATATAGCTTAAAGATGCTTTATTTTGAAGTCTTTCTTATCCTAATGAAACCAACACCAATAAAACTttcaatattattttcaaaaGGATTTTTTCTATCCACACATAATAGAGTGTGAAGAAAATGAAACATAGTCCACAAAATCACTTTCTTTGTGGGGTTTCATATAGTTTTGGCCAAGCAAATTGCTTAATTGAGGAAGAGATATAGTTTAGCTTTAGAGAGTTTCACTTGTTCTTTTTGCTGCCTTTTTGTTGGTCTAccaaaaagaggaaaagaataaCATCAAGGTGAAGCAAAAAGTAAGATATTTTAGTCATTTATATCTCTTCAAAGTCTAAGTTTAGCTACAATCGTGGCTCAAAAAACACCGTATTTGTTTGCTAATTATTACGGTTTTTGAAAACTAAGTCTATTTTCTCTCCTTATTTTACAATGGTTTGCATCTTTCTTAAGTACATCACAAGAGTTGAATTCTTAaccaaattctaaaaacaaaaataagtttttaaaagttgtttcttttgttttagttttcaCAATTTTCCTTAgtatttgaaaacataaaacattgGTAGAAAGCAAAGTTAGAAGTGAAATCGGTGTTTGTAGGCTCAATTTTAAAAAGACTAGAAGGTGTTAAAAGCAAGGAAAGTTTAGTTCATAGTTATTGGTTCCCAAACAAATATCTAACAGATTCTAAGGACTTTCAAGATATTTTCTCTCTAAAATGAATGAGATTTTGTAGCTAATTTTTTCAAGGTGTGAAACAGAATCTTGAAGAAACTAAACTACTTTTACATTATGTAAGTTGACATATAGTGAAAAGAGAAATATTTGTAGAAGTAGAACACTTTTTTAAACTTGGTTTTGGTATTTTGAATGGTTTGACTTGCCTCTGCATTGTTATAGATATGATTGGAATTAAAGGACGCATTTTGATAATGAATTGGGTTGATTCGGAATGGATCAGTTGAACATTCTATTAGTAAGCTCGGTGTTGATGAATGTTTCGGGATTTCGAGCTCTACGATTCGAATAAAATGGAAGTAAATGGCGCGTAATATTGAAAAAGACTTTGAAATGGTAAAGCCAACAAGTTTTGATTTTATGTACTTTTTCCTTCTGAATGTGAGCCCACAGCCATTGTTGTCAGCTTCAAAGTTAAAAAGTGTACAAACTTTTTGAGAGATCTTTGTTCATAAATATGCAGCCTCTTCATACATTTCTCTACCTTCTCTTTGTTTTCAAgatattctaaaaaaaaatgactTTAACGTTACGATCTTCTACTTCGTTCATCAATCTGAAAGATACCAAGATCATAAAGGCTCCCCTTCTTGAAGATCTCCATGGCATAATCTCCTTCAAGCAAGCAAAGCCACCGAGCCGTCTTCGAATAAGGAGCTCCCTACAAGAGACTAAGATTGAAAGAGGGGGTGAAAAATTGGAGAAACTTCATTCTCTATCTTCAAATCATCACACAGATGACTTGAGAGTTCCTGTGTTTGTTATGCTTCCACTCGACACGGTTACGCTTGGAGGGAGTCTGAACAAACCTCGGGCGATGAATGCGAGTTTAATGGCATTGAAGAGTGCAGGTGTAGAAGGAGTTATGGTGGATGCTTGGTGGGGATTAGTGGAGAAAGATGGACCTATGAAATACAATTGGGAAGGCTATGCTGAGCTTGTGCAAATGGTTCAAAAACATGGCTTGAAGCTCCAAGTAGTCATGTCTTTTCATCAGTGTGGAGGGAATGTTGGAGATTCTTGCAGGTAAAGATTATCTGATGAAGCTTTTTCGAATTCTTGCTTTTCTCCGTTTCATTTTTAATCTCTTTTCTCGATTTGTATACAGTTAGTAATCATTCTCGACTTTGTGAAATTCGGTTGACCTTCTCTCTTTGATCTTTCAGCATTCCTTTACCACCATGGGTGCTTGAAGAAATAAGCAAGAACCCGGATCTCGTTTACACCGACAGATCAGGGAGGAGGAATCCGGAATACATCTCATTGGGATGTGATTCTTTACCTGTTCTTAGAGGAAGAACACCAATCCAAGTTTATGCTGATTACATGAGAAGTTTCCGGGACCGATTTAGAGACTACTTGGGAGAAGTTATCATGGTAATCATCTATAATTCATTTAGTTCTCTTAATCCTTTATTGTCATCGGCGTCTCCGACTTTGTACGCATTTTAATTCTCCCACAACATGATAGCTTAGTGTAGTTATATCTGTTGGTAATCATATAGCTTCAAAAACCGAGCACAAATCCGTCGCATTGATAGAATTCAAGTCTTCTTTAGAAGGTGTTTGAAGTTTATTTGCAATTGTAGGAAGTTCAAGTTGGGGCTGGACCATGTGGGGAACTCAGATATCCATCTTATCCAGAAAGCAATGGAACTTGGAGATTTCCAGGAATTGGGGAATTCCAATGTTATGACAAGGTAATCCATGATTGACTCGATATACTTCTTGTTTCGTACTAATCTCGAACTTGTCGTTGGAAAAAAACCGTAACAGAACGATAATCCTGCTACATCAATATCAA
Encoded proteins:
- the LOC103490827 gene encoding beta-amylase 3, chloroplastic, whose product is MTLTLRSSTSFINLKDTKIIKAPLLEDLHGIISFKQAKPPSRLRIRSSLQETKIERGGEKLEKLHSLSSNHHTDDLRVPVFVMLPLDTVTLGGSLNKPRAMNASLMALKSAGVEGVMVDAWWGLVEKDGPMKYNWEGYAELVQMVQKHGLKLQVVMSFHQCGGNVGDSCSIPLPPWVLEEISKNPDLVYTDRSGRRNPEYISLGCDSLPVLRGRTPIQVYADYMRSFRDRFRDYLGEVIMEVQVGAGPCGELRYPSYPESNGTWRFPGIGEFQCYDKYMRASLEAAAEAIGKRDWGSSGPHDSGQYNQFPEDTGFFKKEGTWKTEYGEFFLAWYSSKLLQHGDSILAAAKGIFRGTGAKLSAKVAGIHWHYGTRSHAAELTAGYYNTRHRDGYSPIAKMLAKHGVVFNFTCMEMRDGQQPGYANCSPEGLVRQVKMATRDAKVELAGENALERYDGAAYEQILATSRSDSGNGLAAFTYLRMNKNLFEPNNWRNLVEFVKSMSEGGRNRRLPESDCCGSDLHVGFIKEKKIKEVAAV